In Candidatus Gastranaerophilales bacterium, one genomic interval encodes:
- a CDS encoding sigma-70 family RNA polymerase sigma factor, with product MTSYFWLRKYGVCYMLYLEEVGREPEEAVKTFDYLKSDSSNDILQMYLKDIGKKKILTISQEQELSKTIREGKEKEAQRAKNKLVQANLRLVVSIAKKYVSQGVLFMDLVQEGSLGLIKAAEKFDYKKGFRFSTYATWWIRQTIIRAIANNSKTIRIPVHMAEKIRNYKKIHSQLSGLLGREPSDREISAELGIPENKLYAIRKAMTREPISLDMPIGDEIVLEDYIPDDTEKSPCCEIEKSLLHDDMLDILKILTEREQCILKQRFGIGEKRVQTLEELGNKFGFSKERIRQIEEKAVRKLRYAQEARHLKDYLC from the coding sequence ATGACTAGTTATTTTTGGTTAAGAAAATATGGGGTATGCTATATGCTGTATTTAGAAGAAGTAGGGAGAGAGCCTGAGGAAGCGGTTAAGACATTTGATTATTTAAAGTCGGACAGTTCAAATGACATCCTTCAAATGTACCTTAAAGATATCGGAAAAAAAAAGATATTAACTATTTCTCAAGAACAAGAACTCAGCAAAACAATAAGGGAGGGAAAGGAAAAAGAGGCGCAAAGAGCCAAGAACAAATTAGTGCAGGCTAATTTAAGACTTGTTGTAAGTATTGCCAAAAAATATGTTTCTCAAGGCGTGCTGTTTATGGATTTAGTGCAAGAAGGCAGCTTAGGACTCATTAAAGCAGCGGAAAAATTTGATTATAAAAAAGGGTTCAGGTTTTCTACTTATGCTACCTGGTGGATAAGGCAGACAATAATACGAGCCATCGCCAATAATTCCAAAACCATCAGAATTCCCGTACATATGGCAGAAAAAATAAGAAACTACAAGAAAATTCATTCGCAATTATCGGGTTTGCTCGGGCGCGAACCCTCAGACAGAGAGATTTCGGCAGAACTGGGGATACCTGAGAATAAGCTTTACGCAATCAGAAAAGCAATGACACGGGAACCCATAAGCCTGGATATGCCGATAGGGGATGAGATAGTGCTTGAGGATTATATTCCCGACGATACAGAAAAATCGCCTTGTTGTGAAATCGAAAAATCACTGCTGCATGACGATATGCTGGACATTCTTAAAATCCTTACGGAAAGAGAACAATGCATACTCAAACAACGGTTCGGCATAGGGGAGAAGAGAGTGCAAACATTAGAAGAATTGGGCAACAAATTCGGATTTTCAAAAGAGCGAATCAGACAAATAGAGGAAAAAGCCGTACGAAAATTACGTTATGCACAGGAGGCTAGACATTTGAAAGATTATCTGTGTTAA
- the trmFO gene encoding methylenetetrahydrofolate--tRNA-(uracil(54)-C(5))-methyltransferase (FADH(2)-oxidizing) TrmFO — protein MEVTIAGAGLAGSEAALYLANKGIKVNLYEMRPNKQTGAHKTSNAAEVVCSNSLGSKDLSVASGLLKAEMELLGSTLIRAAKEFSLPAGNALAIDRELFSEHITTLIEDNPNINLIREEITQIPATPCIIASGPLTSDELAQSISEFTEEDNLHFFDAIAPIVEKDSINFDKAFYASRYDKGEASYINCPMNKEEYLHFYNILINSPAIELKSFEKNASFFESCLPVEVIASRGVDTLRFGPLKPVGLIDKRTDTINYAVVQLRQDNMAADLYNLVGFQTNLKWGAQKELIRSIPGLENANISRYGVMHRNTFIFSPKVLYPTLQTKKRHDLFFAGQITGVEGYSESMATGLLAGINMYRFLTNQELLVLDDCSMLGALCKYISFEEHKKLNPINSNWGILKPVEVEKKFRKDKKFKAKLYTERAFEYIKGLKI, from the coding sequence GTGGAAGTAACAATTGCAGGCGCAGGGCTGGCCGGCTCGGAAGCGGCCTTATATCTGGCAAACAAAGGAATAAAGGTCAACCTCTATGAAATGCGACCGAATAAACAAACAGGCGCGCATAAAACAAGCAATGCTGCAGAAGTTGTTTGCTCTAACAGCCTTGGGTCAAAAGATTTATCCGTGGCAAGCGGACTTTTAAAAGCGGAAATGGAGTTACTGGGTTCAACATTAATCAGAGCTGCAAAAGAATTCTCACTGCCTGCCGGGAATGCGCTTGCCATAGACAGAGAACTTTTTTCCGAACATATCACAACTCTTATAGAAGACAACCCTAATATCAACTTGATAAGAGAAGAAATAACACAAATCCCCGCAACCCCTTGTATCATAGCAAGCGGACCTTTGACGTCAGATGAATTAGCCCAAAGTATCAGCGAATTTACAGAAGAAGATAACCTTCACTTTTTTGACGCAATAGCGCCTATTGTGGAAAAAGACAGTATAAATTTTGACAAGGCATTTTATGCAAGCCGCTATGATAAAGGCGAGGCAAGTTATATCAACTGTCCTATGAACAAAGAAGAATACCTGCATTTTTATAATATTTTAATAAACAGCCCTGCTATCGAGCTGAAATCATTTGAAAAAAATGCAAGCTTTTTTGAATCATGCCTGCCTGTTGAAGTAATAGCTTCAAGAGGGGTTGATACCCTCAGGTTTGGACCTTTAAAGCCGGTCGGGCTGATTGATAAAAGAACCGATACAATTAATTATGCGGTAGTTCAGCTTCGTCAGGATAATATGGCTGCCGATTTGTATAATCTCGTAGGCTTTCAGACTAACCTGAAATGGGGAGCCCAAAAAGAGTTAATCCGCTCAATACCGGGGCTTGAAAACGCCAATATATCACGCTACGGAGTAATGCACAGGAATACTTTTATCTTCTCTCCTAAAGTTTTGTACCCGACTTTGCAAACAAAAAAACGCCATGATTTATTTTTTGCAGGTCAGATAACAGGTGTTGAAGGATACAGCGAATCTATGGCTACAGGGCTTTTAGCAGGCATTAACATGTATCGTTTTCTCACAAATCAGGAGCTTTTGGTTCTTGATGATTGCTCTATGCTAGGTGCATTGTGCAAATACATCTCTTTTGAAGAGCATAAAAAGTTAAACCCGATAAACAGCAATTGGGGAATTTTGAAGCCTGTTGAAGTAGAAAAAAAGTTTAGAAAAGATAAGAAATTTAAGGCAAAATTATATACAGAGCGTGCATTTGAGTATATTAAGGGTTTAAAAATTTAA